atatattaaatagtaGTGACCAAAAAAGCAATTGGAATTGTGGTTGCTAATTAGCGATTGATACATTGATAACAAATTAGCTATTGATTCATTATTAAGAAACTCTTCATCTTACTTTTTTTTATGTGAGACTAACTTTATGTACTCTTTATACTTGTAACATTATTAACACActtaactaacaaaaaaaagtaagtaattttttactattagatataattttatatcattaaaaaaattaataataactaattaataattacaaattataaaatttactGTTCCTAATACTTTTCGTATTATATTAGTTTTTGAATTGgtcatttttatttataaattaatctcTATATTTTAGTAATGACTTAGTTGTTAATTCGAATTAGCAACCAAATGGCACCCATCCTTTTCGGTCCTCAAATGGTTTGCAATTTCGTAGATATTTTGTAGcgtaattattttaaatataatttatataaatattatttatatattaaaattaatttatatataaatatatatgtatctgtgtagtttaatttatttttaatttatattttatattttaaattgataactaatttttataactaattttaatgtatagTTTAGTATAAttgtataatttattatatgtatataaaagtTCTTATTTACATGTGGAATATTTTTGTCTTATAATTTATTTCCCTCATTTCACATATTCTGATTAATTAAGTATTATACATACACAAAGTGTTTACATTATAGAATGCATGTAATTTGAACTCTTATTATCAACACATGGAAATATTAAAGATGTATAAAATAAACCACCACCATATTTTACAAAAGGGCagtgaaataaaaataaaaaggaaacaCCAAAATCATATATTGAGTTTGAGCTGAAATCAAACACTATATACAACATAAGCACACATATATACAAGGCATCACCTCTTCCcccttgaaaaaaaaaaaaccctactACATCAAAATTACTTAATAACTAAGTCACGTGATGCTGTGGTTGCACTGATATCCCCAGTCACGTGATACTTTCCTTTGACAAAGCAGTGAAAACACGTAGAGGAGGCGGGTGTATATGTAAATAAGTAAATTATAggaagttttttttttccatacGTGAAAATAGGAATATTATTTGTACGCTAATATTATTATCGGACACAAGAACATATATTATACAGAATAGAAACACACAATATTTGACATTACTCAATAAATAAAGTCAATATATTGTGTTTCTTAGTGTCCAAATAAGgtacaaattatatatatatatatatatatatatataattttaacgtactaatggtataaaattattttacatattcATTCAATCACATAActttagtaaaaatataattgtgATTGTACGactgtataaaatattttatactattaatatattaaaattaatatatatatatatatatatatatatatatatattatcggTCCCAAGAGCAATAATAAGGAGAATTTGTGTGTTGTAAGTGAAGATTCTTATAAAACCTTTTAATAAACTCTTCAGCTTTAATATCAATTTTGCCACCATCGTCATCATCAAAATCTTCTTCGTCTTTGAGAGGAAAAGGGGAATCAGTGATCCTCAACTGCTTAGGGCTTTTTCCAAACCCTGGCAATGGCATCAATGGCGAATCCATCACCATCTCACAGTtgctattgttgttgttatctTTTAGCATCTCAAGAACCTTACATAGGGTTGAAACGTCTTCGTGGTGGTGGCAGCGATGGTGGCGACGGCTGTGGTAATTAAAGGCAGGGCTACTAGTGCAGCTGAATTGGTATTCGCGAGGGTAGAAGGAGAGGTTTTTGTTGTTGCGGAAGGAGGAACGGCGGCGAGTGAAGGCGGCGGCGTAGTGGTGGTGGAGAGTGAGAGTGGTGGAGATTGCGTTGCTGGCTGCTATCTTTCCGCGCTTGAGCAAGAGATTGAACTCGGAAATGAGTTTGCTCTTTGATATACCTTTTCTTAACATGACCATAACTATTCTTAGAATGTTCAAGAGCTTCTTTGCCACCATTGGTGCTGCCCTTGCTTCAATTTCCATGATGGATGTGTTGTTTTCTTGGTTTGTttaaagagagaaagagaaaaagtatatgtatgtatatgtgTGATCCAGTGAGGGTGTGATGAGTGAATTGGAATTGGTGTGTTTTGGTTTGTGAAATGAGGGAATGGGGGATGATATGGTATTtaaagggatccaagagatcttattgtaattaaattccttaaattaattaattaagggCAAGACTAATAAAGTCCCACCTCGTATAATAGCGCGTGAGGAAACGTTTTATGTAGGGttacatattttttaacaagatttttcatattaaataatagataatactaaaaaaaaaacacgAATAATTCAAACTTGTCCTAGtttattaatatttgtttaTTATAGAGTGcattaaataaaatcaaaactaATAAATTTTAGTAGTTTTTGGCTAAATACTTTTTGGGAGactttttgttaaataattattataagtTTTACAATTACACCTTTGTAAATGATAATTGAAAAAAGGTTTGCTTTAGTAGAAGTTTATCCTATAGCTAGTAAGACAAATCAACTTTGGAATATATACAAGAAGTATTAGTACATATTGAgaaattgttattttttattcttttagcaaaaaataattgaaatgtaaaaagatatatatagtgtgaaaaatagaattactactatttgttattttttctcaatgagtaaggtattgaatgtaagaatatgtgctcaactatctttttttcatttttacaaaaatatacaaTACCCAATTTTCAgaccaaatattttcaaattcaacttctccacacttaaatcatggaCACTCTCACTcatctaagctaaccaaggattcaaattagggaCTGAtagtttcagtggctaagagaaggggggttgaatcttagccgcCTTTTTGCTTGCTAACTCTTGCTGGACTCAGAGGaaacttttctgtttttagctcgtccctagccacgagacattttcattttgtctcgtcacttgacacgagacattttttatttttcatctgaacagtaaaaaaaatagaattgaagtAGGAAGAGAGACAAGATTACCCCAGATATATCTTGGTTCAGCtactaagtgcagtgcagcctacatccagtctccatcacaataatgatggaatttcactataatcatccaaattataaattgtaaagtgctaacccaacttacaaggggattcccacagaatcatgaaatacaacacagatgtacaaaggaactctaagacatctatggctttttcttttaattttgcactctttgcctttttccgctctatggctttttcatacaaacctcactgtttgcctttttccatgagactcaagacatgacaaaattaaacagaaaaatacaaaacagaaaacattgaagaagaagaagaactgctagcttaggtagctctgagaactctgtgccttgcactctcaaatcttactccttgctccaaacagtggttgttctctctttttaaagaagagggaagcctccacacttgaagccaaCACCCAAAccaacttcttcctccttcaagaaacagaaccggttcggccacatagagagagaagagataaccctGCAAAatccaacatgcaattacctctggttctttcttgatcatcattcttcatcaatccgagcgctccatccttggcttcctctccaagatg
The genomic region above belongs to Arachis stenosperma cultivar V10309 chromosome 5, arast.V10309.gnm1.PFL2, whole genome shotgun sequence and contains:
- the LOC130982761 gene encoding uncharacterized protein LOC130982761; translated protein: MEIEARAAPMVAKKLLNILRIVMVMLRKGISKSKLISEFNLLLKRGKIAASNAISTTLTLHHHYAAAFTRRRSSFRNNKNLSFYPREYQFSCTSSPAFNYHSRRHHRCHHHEDVSTLCKVLEMLKDNNNNSNCEMVMDSPLMPLPGFGKSPKQLRITDSPFPLKDEEDFDDDDGGKIDIKAEEFIKRFYKNLHLQHTNSPYYCSWDR